Proteins from one Thioflavicoccus mobilis 8321 genomic window:
- the menD gene encoding 2-succinyl-5-enolpyruvyl-6-hydroxy-3-cyclohexene-1-carboxylic-acid synthase — MSTDTPTDQACINLRWSLTLLDGLIRGGMRDLVLSPGSRSTPMVLAATREPDLNLTVVVDERSAGFFALGLARATRRPVGLLCTSGSAPAHWLPAVIEASEWGVPLILLSADRPPELHGWGANQTIEQADLFAGFVRERHDPGPAVAVPAALKALRALGARVAAVAKGRRPGPVHINLPLREPLVPGPDCTATPATGEAPLPPLPKMDAGDPPIPQDLPGLLTGRGLICCGPGEHGQPIAEALHRCTAALALPVLVDPLSGLRFGPGPEPRIARYDSLLRNPATAAGLRPDWVIRLGRAPVSKTLNEWLTGVPSILIDPAERWCDPTHDARLQIGARPERFLAWLAESGLVVAAPDWLARWQAAEQRIAALAEAHLDAAPWGEAHLIRTLVAELPVGDALLCANSLPIRQLDTWSGTRATPLTVFSNRGASGIDGQASTLAGLNAAGVPTWGLLGDLSLCHDLSGLLLGRHFARPLLVINNGGGRIFDYLPQRALPELATYWRTPLPLDLGELAHTFGLPYRRVEDDAGLRQVLAAARSGDDRSLVEVRIDAACSQASQEAFWRRIAAPASP, encoded by the coding sequence GTGAGCACCGACACGCCGACTGACCAGGCCTGCATCAATCTGCGCTGGTCCCTGACCCTGCTCGACGGCCTGATCCGCGGCGGGATGCGTGACCTGGTCCTCTCGCCCGGCTCGCGCTCGACCCCCATGGTGCTGGCCGCGACCCGCGAACCGGACCTGAACCTCACCGTGGTCGTCGACGAGCGCAGCGCCGGCTTCTTCGCATTGGGGCTGGCGCGTGCCACACGTCGGCCCGTCGGACTCCTCTGCACCTCGGGCAGCGCCCCGGCCCACTGGCTGCCAGCCGTCATCGAGGCCTCGGAGTGGGGTGTGCCGCTCATCCTGCTCTCGGCCGACCGACCACCGGAGCTCCACGGCTGGGGCGCCAATCAGACGATCGAGCAGGCCGACCTGTTCGCTGGCTTCGTGCGCGAGCGCCACGATCCGGGCCCGGCCGTCGCCGTCCCCGCGGCGCTCAAGGCGCTGCGCGCCCTCGGCGCCCGCGTCGCCGCGGTCGCCAAGGGTCGCCGACCTGGGCCAGTCCACATCAACCTGCCACTGCGCGAGCCGCTGGTCCCCGGCCCCGACTGCACGGCGACCCCGGCCACCGGCGAGGCACCACTGCCCCCGCTACCGAAAATGGACGCGGGAGACCCACCGATCCCCCAGGACCTACCCGGGCTGCTCACCGGGCGCGGCCTCATCTGCTGCGGCCCAGGTGAGCATGGCCAGCCGATCGCCGAGGCGTTGCACCGCTGCACCGCCGCGCTGGCCCTGCCGGTCCTCGTCGACCCCCTCTCGGGGCTGCGCTTCGGCCCCGGACCCGAGCCGCGCATCGCGCGCTACGACAGCTTGCTACGCAACCCCGCGACGGCTGCCGGCCTGCGCCCCGACTGGGTCATCCGCCTCGGGCGGGCGCCGGTCTCGAAGACCCTGAACGAATGGCTGACCGGCGTCCCGAGCATCCTCATCGATCCGGCCGAGCGCTGGTGCGACCCGACCCACGACGCCCGACTCCAGATCGGTGCCCGACCGGAGCGCTTCCTCGCCTGGCTCGCCGAGTCCGGCCTGGTCGTGGCGGCGCCCGACTGGCTGGCACGCTGGCAGGCCGCCGAGCAGCGGATCGCCGCCCTTGCCGAGGCCCATCTCGACGCGGCGCCCTGGGGCGAGGCCCATCTGATCCGCACGTTGGTCGCCGAACTGCCGGTGGGCGACGCCCTGCTCTGCGCCAACTCGCTGCCGATCCGCCAACTCGACACCTGGTCCGGGACCCGCGCCACACCGCTGACGGTCTTCAGCAACCGCGGCGCGAGCGGCATCGACGGACAGGCCTCGACCCTCGCCGGCCTCAACGCCGCCGGCGTGCCGACCTGGGGCCTGCTCGGCGACCTGTCGCTGTGCCACGACCTGAGCGGGTTACTGCTCGGCCGGCACTTCGCGCGGCCCCTGCTCGTCATCAACAACGGCGGGGGCCGCATCTTCGACTACCTGCCGCAGCGCGCGCTGCCCGAACTCGCCACCTACTGGCGCACGCCGCTGCCGCTCGATCTCGGCGAGCTGGCCCACACCTTCGGCCTGCCGTACAGACGCGTCGAGGACGACGCCGGCCTGCGCCAAGTCCTCGCAGCGGCACGCAGCGGCGACGATCGCAGTCTGGTCGAGGTGCGCATCGATGCCGCCTGCAGCCAGGCGAGTCAGGAGGCCTTCTGGCGACGCATCGCCGCGCCAGCATCCCCGTGA
- the menB gene encoding 1,4-dihydroxy-2-naphthoyl-CoA synthase, giving the protein MQSLDQESSPAATRAIAWETPADLPYEDVLYQQAEGIAKITINRPEVRNAFRPETVRELIDAFHRAHMDAQIGVIILTGAGDLAFCSGGDQRIRGDEGYRDGAGIQHLNVLELQRQIRTLPKPVVAMVAGYAIGGGHVLHLICDLSIAADNARFGQTGPRVGSFDAGFGAGLLARTVGLKKAKEIWLLCRQYDAEEALAMGLVNTVVPLCDLEAVTVAWCREMLKLSPTALRVLKSAFNADTDGLAGIQELAGNTTALFYMTAEGREGRDAFLEKRAPDFQKFPRRP; this is encoded by the coding sequence GTGCAGTCCTTAGACCAGGAATCCTCCCCCGCCGCGACCCGGGCCATCGCCTGGGAGACCCCAGCCGACCTGCCCTACGAGGACGTCCTCTATCAACAGGCCGAAGGGATCGCCAAGATCACGATCAACCGCCCCGAGGTCCGCAACGCCTTCCGCCCGGAGACGGTGCGCGAGCTGATCGATGCCTTCCACCGCGCCCACATGGATGCGCAGATCGGGGTCATCATCCTCACCGGGGCTGGCGATCTCGCCTTCTGCTCTGGCGGCGATCAGCGCATCCGGGGCGACGAGGGCTACCGTGACGGTGCCGGCATCCAGCACCTGAACGTCCTCGAACTCCAGCGCCAGATCCGCACGCTGCCGAAGCCAGTCGTCGCGATGGTCGCCGGCTATGCGATCGGCGGTGGCCACGTCCTGCACCTGATCTGCGATCTGAGCATCGCCGCCGACAACGCCCGCTTCGGCCAGACCGGCCCGCGCGTCGGCAGCTTCGATGCCGGCTTCGGTGCCGGGCTTTTGGCGCGCACCGTGGGGCTCAAGAAGGCCAAGGAGATCTGGCTGCTGTGCCGCCAGTACGACGCCGAGGAGGCCCTCGCGATGGGTCTGGTCAACACCGTCGTCCCGCTCTGCGACCTGGAGGCCGTGACCGTCGCCTGGTGCCGCGAGATGCTCAAGCTCTCGCCGACGGCGTTGCGGGTGCTGAAGTCTGCCTTCAACGCCGATACCGACGGCCTGGCCGGGATCCAGGAACTGGCCGGCAACACGACTGCCCTCTTCTATATGACGGCCGAGGGCCGCGAGGGCCGCGACGCCTTCCTCGAGAAGCGGGCGCCCGATTTCCAGAAGTTCCCGCGGCGGCCCTGA
- the menA gene encoding 1,4-dihydroxy-2-naphthoate octaprenyltransferase codes for MSVPAHTLGHWIAAARPKTLPLAVTPVVAGIILAVAETGHMAIVTAILTLLTAVSIQIATNLHNDVADFERGADTADRLGPPRATAQGWLSVRQVKTGAHLAFLTAFVLGLLLAWRGGLPILLLGLASLASGYAYTGGPRPIAYGPFGELFVLAFFGVAAVAGTYYLQTLTLAVTPLAVGVAVGLPSAAVLMLNNYRDLETDRRAGRRTLAHYLGPAGSRVAYAALLLGPLPILVAADLPGRDWPLLAAPLLALPLIARVHGGASGGAINALLGQTARYQMALILLLAIGLGLPTSE; via the coding sequence ATGTCGGTACCTGCCCACACCCTCGGCCACTGGATCGCGGCGGCCCGCCCCAAGACGCTGCCGCTGGCGGTCACGCCCGTCGTCGCCGGCATCATTCTGGCCGTCGCCGAGACCGGGCATATGGCCATCGTCACGGCCATCTTGACCCTGCTCACCGCGGTCAGCATCCAGATCGCGACCAACCTGCACAATGACGTCGCCGACTTCGAGCGCGGCGCCGACACCGCCGACCGCCTCGGCCCGCCGCGGGCCACCGCCCAGGGCTGGCTCAGCGTTCGCCAAGTCAAGACCGGCGCCCACCTGGCCTTCCTGACCGCCTTCGTCCTCGGCCTCCTCCTCGCCTGGCGCGGCGGCCTGCCGATCCTCCTGCTCGGACTCGCCTCGCTCGCCTCCGGATACGCCTACACCGGCGGGCCGCGACCGATCGCCTATGGGCCTTTCGGCGAACTCTTCGTCCTGGCCTTCTTCGGCGTCGCCGCCGTCGCTGGGACCTACTACCTACAGACGCTGACGCTAGCCGTGACCCCGCTCGCAGTCGGTGTGGCGGTCGGTCTACCGTCGGCGGCGGTGCTGATGCTGAACAACTACCGCGACCTGGAAACCGACCGTCGCGCCGGGCGTCGTACCCTCGCCCACTACCTGGGACCGGCCGGCTCACGCGTGGCCTACGCGGCCCTGCTGCTCGGACCGCTGCCGATCCTCGTCGCGGCCGACCTCCCGGGGCGCGATTGGCCGCTGCTCGCCGCCCCGCTGCTCGCGCTGCCCCTGATCGCGCGCGTCCATGGTGGCGCCAGCGGGGGCGCGATCAACGCCCTGCTCGGGCAAACGGCGCGCTACCAGATGGCGTTGATACTCCTGCTCGCGATCGGCCTGGGCCTGCCGACGAGCGAATGA
- the menC gene encoding o-succinylbenzoate synthase, translating into MIERCDLLPYRLPLRQPWRSARGSVAERHGWLVRMTATGRNGFGDCSPLPAAGTELPEQAAAALTSWQAGLVGRSPQGALAWLADHPTPAPAARFAIESALLDLLAQARGLALRFWLTPEANDRVAVNTMLGGLDAITPEAIETAGDAGFRVLKVKIGLAEPNAELARLQALAGALPPSVRLRLDANGAWTMVDATRFLDVAAALPIEAIEEPLREPRSADLRTLQARAPFPLALDESLQRPDFNAALVGDPSELPVRRLVLKPAVIGGLQATRMIAERAIAVGLEVVVTSLIESAAGLWPTAQLAASLPGQPAHGLATAVWLRRDLGEAPRIEHGEIVLPERPGSGFRPSAQTRHAAPGETLR; encoded by the coding sequence ATGATCGAACGCTGCGACCTCCTGCCGTACCGGCTGCCCCTCCGCCAGCCGTGGCGGAGCGCTCGCGGCTCGGTTGCCGAACGACACGGCTGGCTGGTGCGCATGACGGCTACAGGGCGAAACGGCTTCGGCGACTGCTCGCCGCTGCCGGCCGCCGGCACCGAGCTACCCGAGCAGGCTGCTGCGGCCCTGACATCCTGGCAAGCGGGCCTGGTCGGGCGATCGCCACAGGGTGCGCTCGCCTGGCTCGCCGATCACCCGACGCCGGCCCCGGCGGCGCGCTTCGCCATCGAGTCGGCCCTCCTCGATCTGCTCGCCCAGGCACGCGGCCTGGCGCTGCGGTTTTGGCTGACACCGGAGGCGAACGATCGGGTGGCCGTCAATACGATGCTCGGGGGACTCGACGCGATCACCCCGGAGGCCATCGAGACCGCCGGCGACGCCGGCTTTCGGGTGTTGAAGGTGAAGATCGGACTCGCCGAGCCGAACGCCGAGCTGGCACGCTTGCAAGCGTTGGCCGGAGCCCTGCCACCGTCGGTCAGGCTGCGCCTCGACGCGAACGGTGCCTGGACCATGGTCGATGCGACGCGGTTCCTCGACGTCGCCGCCGCGCTGCCGATTGAGGCCATCGAGGAGCCGCTACGCGAGCCACGCAGCGCCGATTTGCGTACCCTGCAGGCTCGCGCGCCCTTTCCGCTCGCACTCGATGAGTCGCTGCAACGCCCGGACTTCAACGCGGCCCTGGTCGGCGATCCGTCGGAGTTGCCGGTGCGGCGCCTGGTCCTGAAGCCGGCCGTGATCGGCGGCCTGCAAGCGACCCGGATGATCGCCGAGCGCGCGATCGCTGTCGGCCTCGAGGTGGTCGTCACCAGCCTGATCGAATCGGCGGCCGGGCTCTGGCCGACCGCACAACTCGCGGCCTCCCTACCGGGACAGCCGGCGCATGGACTGGCGACCGCGGTCTGGCTGCGCCGCGACCTCGGCGAGGCACCGCGCATCGAGCATGGCGAGATCGTGTTGCCCGAGCGACCCGGCAGCGGCTTTCGGCCATCGGCCCAGACGCGCCACGCGGCGCCGGGAGAGACACTGCGATGA
- a CDS encoding acyl-CoA thioesterase: MTFATRCQHRFEVHLHDTDAAGVMFYGHLFRHAHDAYEAFMAELGFPLARLIRAAQWHLPLVHAEADYEGAMRHGDRILVDVAVEVVGRRAFTLGYRFVGNDGLRLASARTVHACAAANGGGSHPLPEDLRTALLGEADPSTGQV; encoded by the coding sequence ATGACATTCGCCACCCGCTGCCAGCATCGCTTCGAGGTCCATCTGCACGACACGGATGCCGCTGGCGTGATGTTCTACGGGCACCTCTTCCGCCATGCCCACGATGCCTACGAGGCCTTCATGGCCGAGCTCGGGTTCCCGCTCGCGCGGCTGATCCGAGCAGCGCAATGGCACCTGCCCCTGGTCCACGCAGAGGCCGATTACGAGGGGGCGATGCGCCACGGGGATCGCATCTTGGTGGATGTGGCGGTCGAGGTGGTCGGGCGCCGCGCCTTCACCCTGGGCTATCGCTTCGTCGGTAACGATGGACTGCGGCTCGCGAGCGCCCGGACCGTCCACGCGTGCGCCGCCGCAAACGGCGGCGGTAGTCACCCGCTGCCCGAGGACCTGCGCACGGCCCTGCTCGGCGAAGCCGACCCATCGACGGGACAGGTCTAG
- the malQ gene encoding 4-alpha-glucanotransferase, with protein MLIEDTPPSASQDQRRAGALLHLTSLPGPGPCGDLGMPARNYVDFLADCGISVWQMLPVGPTQRELSPYQTSSAHAGSWRLIALEPLVEQGWLQAEELAALQGSDEGKARALSLAYGRFQEAGDTSDRQGLERFVAEHSYWLEDWSLFWALRQEIGQCWWHWPDALRHRDPQDLAAARARLSAEIDFIVFEQYLFFSQWQTLRAYAEARGIRLFGDMPIFVAHDSAEVWARPQDFDLNPDGTTRVVAGVPPDYFSATGQRWGNPLYRWQEMVNDGFRFWIDRIRTQLRLFHMVRIDHFRGFEAYWEIPAGETYAIHGRWVKAPGAALFSRLNQYFGQIPLIAEDLGLITEEVEALRKRFRLPGMKVLQFAFSGGAANPYLPFHHDRDSVVYTGTHDNDTTLGWYESLSDAERAYVGEYLGRPAEPMPWPLVRCAFASRAHLAVVPMQDILGLDSAHRMNTPGTVDAKNWQWRFDWSSVPSDLPARMRRLVAIYGRLVS; from the coding sequence ATGCTTATCGAAGACACACCCCCTTCCGCTAGCCAAGACCAGCGTCGCGCCGGCGCCTTGCTGCACCTGACCTCCCTGCCGGGGCCGGGCCCCTGCGGCGACCTCGGGATGCCGGCGCGCAACTACGTCGATTTCCTCGCCGACTGCGGCATCTCGGTCTGGCAGATGTTGCCGGTCGGACCGACTCAGCGCGAGCTTTCGCCATACCAGACGAGTTCCGCCCATGCCGGGAGCTGGCGCCTGATCGCACTGGAGCCATTGGTGGAGCAGGGCTGGCTTCAGGCCGAGGAGCTTGCGGCGCTCCAGGGCAGTGATGAGGGCAAGGCGCGGGCCCTGAGCCTCGCCTACGGCCGCTTCCAAGAGGCGGGCGACACGAGCGATCGGCAGGGACTCGAGCGCTTCGTCGCCGAGCACTCCTATTGGCTCGAGGACTGGTCGCTCTTCTGGGCGCTGCGCCAGGAGATCGGTCAGTGCTGGTGGCATTGGCCCGATGCGCTACGCCATCGCGACCCGCAGGACCTTGCGGCGGCGCGGGCACGGCTCTCGGCCGAGATCGATTTCATCGTCTTCGAGCAGTACCTGTTCTTCAGCCAGTGGCAGACGTTGCGCGCCTATGCCGAGGCCCGTGGGATCCGTCTCTTCGGCGACATGCCGATCTTCGTCGCCCACGACAGCGCCGAGGTCTGGGCCCGTCCGCAGGACTTCGATCTCAATCCCGACGGGACCACGCGGGTCGTCGCCGGGGTGCCGCCGGACTATTTTTCGGCGACCGGCCAGCGCTGGGGCAATCCGCTCTATCGCTGGCAGGAGATGGTCAACGACGGTTTCCGGTTCTGGATCGATCGCATCCGCACTCAGCTACGCCTATTCCACATGGTGCGGATCGATCACTTCCGCGGTTTCGAGGCCTACTGGGAGATCCCGGCGGGCGAGACCTATGCGATTCACGGGCGCTGGGTCAAGGCACCCGGTGCGGCCCTGTTCTCGCGGCTCAACCAGTACTTCGGCCAGATCCCGCTGATCGCCGAGGACCTGGGGCTGATCACCGAGGAGGTCGAAGCGCTGCGTAAGCGCTTCCGGCTGCCGGGCATGAAGGTCCTCCAGTTCGCCTTCTCGGGCGGGGCCGCCAATCCTTACCTGCCCTTCCACCACGATCGCGACTCGGTCGTCTATACCGGCACCCACGACAACGATACGACGCTCGGCTGGTATGAATCGCTGAGCGATGCCGAGCGTGCCTATGTCGGCGAGTACCTGGGGCGCCCGGCCGAGCCGATGCCCTGGCCACTCGTGCGTTGCGCGTTCGCCTCGCGTGCCCACCTGGCGGTCGTGCCGATGCAGGACATCCTGGGACTCGACTCGGCCCACCGGATGAATACCCCCGGGACCGTCGATGCGAAGAATTGGCAGTGGCGCTTCGACTGGTCGAGCGTCCCGTCGGATCTGCCGGCGCGTATGCGCCGGCTCGTCGCCATCTACGGGCGCCTGGTCAGCTGA
- the glgC gene encoding glucose-1-phosphate adenylyltransferase — protein sequence MPDPKSPFHSRLTRNTLALILAGGRGSRLMHLTAWRAKPAVHFGGKFRIIDFPLSNCINSGIRRIGVLTQYKAHSLILHIQKGWSFLRGEFGEFVELWPAQQRIERGRDTTWYAGTADAVYQNVDIIRNHAPDYVLILAGDHVYKMDYGVMLASHVESGADLTIGCIEVEKARAREFGVLAVDGNRRVVEFQEKPQDPPTIPGSPDTCLASMGIYIFNRDFLFEQLFKDADTQGSSHDFGKDIIPKIIGRYRVLAYPFVDPRSGVQAYWRDVGTVDAFWEANQELIGVTPPLNLYDTAWSIWTYQVQLPPAKFVFDDEDRRGMAVDSMVSGGCIISGATVRHSLLFSNVRVNSFAYVEGAVVLPDVDIGRNCEIRNAVIDRFCEVKEGTQIGVDPDADRAAGFYVSPGGVTLVTPDMLGQHINILR from the coding sequence ATGCCGGATCCGAAATCTCCGTTCCACAGTCGTCTGACTCGCAACACCCTGGCGCTCATTCTGGCGGGCGGTCGCGGATCGCGTCTGATGCACCTGACCGCTTGGCGCGCCAAGCCGGCCGTGCACTTCGGGGGCAAGTTCCGCATCATCGATTTCCCGCTGTCGAACTGCATCAACTCGGGGATTCGCCGGATCGGCGTGCTGACCCAGTACAAGGCCCACTCGCTGATCCTGCATATCCAGAAGGGTTGGAGCTTTCTGCGCGGCGAGTTCGGTGAATTCGTCGAGCTCTGGCCGGCCCAGCAGCGCATCGAGCGCGGCCGTGATACCACCTGGTACGCCGGTACCGCCGACGCCGTCTACCAGAACGTCGACATCATCCGCAATCACGCCCCGGACTATGTCCTGATCCTGGCTGGCGACCACGTCTACAAGATGGATTACGGTGTGATGCTCGCCTCCCACGTCGAGTCCGGTGCCGATCTGACCATCGGCTGCATTGAGGTCGAGAAGGCGCGCGCCCGGGAGTTCGGCGTGTTGGCCGTCGACGGCAACCGCCGCGTCGTCGAGTTCCAGGAGAAGCCGCAGGATCCGCCGACGATCCCAGGCAGTCCCGACACCTGCTTGGCTTCGATGGGGATCTATATCTTCAATCGCGACTTCCTCTTCGAGCAACTCTTCAAGGACGCCGACACCCAGGGTTCCAGCCATGATTTCGGTAAGGACATCATCCCGAAGATCATCGGACGCTATCGGGTACTGGCCTATCCCTTCGTCGATCCGCGCAGCGGCGTGCAGGCCTATTGGCGCGACGTGGGTACCGTCGATGCCTTCTGGGAGGCCAACCAGGAGCTGATCGGCGTGACCCCGCCGCTGAATCTTTACGACACCGCCTGGTCGATCTGGACCTACCAGGTGCAGCTGCCGCCGGCCAAGTTCGTCTTCGACGATGAGGATCGCCGCGGTATGGCCGTCGACTCGATGGTCTCCGGGGGCTGCATCATCTCGGGGGCGACGGTGCGCCATTCGCTGCTCTTCTCCAATGTGCGGGTCAACTCGTTCGCCTATGTCGAGGGTGCCGTCGTCCTGCCCGACGTCGACATCGGCCGCAACTGCGAGATTCGCAATGCCGTGATCGATCGCTTCTGCGAGGTCAAGGAAGGGACCCAAATCGGCGTCGATCCCGATGCCGATCGTGCCGCTGGCTTCTATGTCTCGCCGGGCGGGGTGACCCTGGTCACGCCGGACATGCTCGGCCAACACATCAACATACTTCGTTGA
- the glgB gene encoding 1,4-alpha-glucan branching protein GlgB, with translation MPSSNDTAARLPDPLQRLIEARHHDPFHVLGRHVDGDKAEVLAFLPRAERVRIIEGDVELERIPGTALFRWEGESDRVPERYRLHWYDAAGTIHHIHDPYCFPPQLGDLDLHLFGEGHHWHLYRVLGAHPHNADGITGILFAVWAPNAARVSVVGDFNDWDGRTHPMRARGGSGVWELFVPEAPVGSYYKFEIRDQQGHMHVKADPFAHAFQVRPSTAGIICGPNEYRWQDDEWLAARSTADWQHQPMSVYEVHLGSWQKDADGHFLNYREIATRLADYVGEMGFTHIELLPITEHPFDGSWGYQTTGYFAPTSRFGSPDDFRFFVDYLHRRGIGVLLDWVPAHFPKDAFALARYDGTALYEHADPRQGEHRDWGTLIFNYGRNEVRNFLLASALYWLEEFHIDGLRVDAVASMLYLDYSRKPGDWIPNKYGGNENLDAVEFLRELNVVTHEQHPGTLMIAEESTSWPSVSRPTYLGGLGFSMKWNMGWMHDTLTYMAKDPIYRHYHHDQLTFGLLYAFTENFVLPFSHDEVVHGKRSMLDKMPGDAWQKFASLRLLYTYMFTYPGKKLLFMGCEFAHGREWNVATTLDWELLERPQHQGVRRLVSDINQLHRVLPALHELDFDSTGFEWIDCHDNSQSILSYLRKDRTGEGIAIVVLNFTPVPREGYRIGVPLAGFYREALSSDAELYGGCNVGNQGGIESDPIAWMGRPHSLVMQLPPLGGVVLVYEPRSVEPALTEASGTSDTAQEALPAGPSRSAPAQPD, from the coding sequence ATGCCCAGTTCGAACGACACCGCGGCGCGGCTCCCCGATCCGCTCCAGCGCCTCATCGAGGCCCGTCACCACGACCCATTCCACGTGCTGGGCCGCCATGTCGACGGCGACAAGGCCGAGGTCTTGGCCTTCCTCCCCCGTGCCGAGCGGGTGCGCATCATCGAGGGCGACGTCGAACTCGAGCGCATCCCGGGCACGGCCCTGTTCCGCTGGGAGGGCGAGAGCGACCGAGTTCCCGAGCGCTACCGGCTGCATTGGTACGATGCCGCCGGGACCATCCACCATATCCACGATCCCTACTGCTTCCCGCCGCAGCTCGGCGACCTGGATCTCCACCTCTTCGGCGAGGGGCACCACTGGCACCTCTACCGGGTCCTCGGTGCACATCCGCACAATGCCGATGGGATCACCGGGATCCTCTTCGCGGTCTGGGCCCCCAACGCCGCGCGCGTCAGCGTCGTCGGCGACTTCAACGATTGGGACGGGCGCACCCACCCGATGCGCGCGCGCGGTGGCTCCGGCGTCTGGGAACTGTTCGTGCCCGAGGCCCCGGTCGGAAGCTATTACAAGTTCGAGATCCGTGACCAGCAAGGGCACATGCACGTCAAGGCCGACCCCTTCGCCCACGCCTTCCAGGTCCGCCCCAGCACAGCGGGCATCATCTGCGGGCCGAACGAATACCGCTGGCAGGATGACGAGTGGCTGGCGGCGCGCAGCACGGCCGACTGGCAGCACCAGCCGATGTCGGTCTACGAGGTCCACCTCGGCTCGTGGCAGAAGGATGCCGATGGGCATTTCCTGAACTATCGGGAGATCGCGACGCGGCTGGCCGACTATGTCGGCGAGATGGGCTTCACCCACATCGAGCTGCTGCCGATCACCGAACACCCGTTCGACGGCTCTTGGGGCTACCAGACCACCGGCTATTTCGCCCCGACGAGTCGTTTCGGCAGTCCGGACGATTTCCGCTTCTTCGTCGACTACCTTCACCGCCGGGGCATCGGCGTCCTGCTCGACTGGGTCCCGGCCCACTTCCCGAAGGACGCCTTCGCGCTGGCCCGCTACGACGGCACCGCGCTCTACGAGCACGCCGACCCGCGCCAGGGCGAACACCGCGACTGGGGGACGCTGATCTTCAACTACGGTCGCAACGAAGTAAGAAACTTCCTCCTCGCGAGCGCCCTGTACTGGCTGGAGGAATTCCACATCGACGGCCTGCGCGTCGATGCCGTCGCCTCGATGCTGTACCTGGACTACTCCCGCAAACCCGGGGACTGGATTCCGAACAAGTACGGGGGCAACGAGAACCTCGATGCGGTCGAGTTCCTGCGCGAGCTGAACGTCGTGACCCACGAACAGCACCCCGGAACACTGATGATTGCCGAGGAGTCGACCTCCTGGCCGTCGGTGTCACGCCCGACCTATCTTGGCGGCCTGGGCTTCAGCATGAAGTGGAACATGGGCTGGATGCATGACACGCTGACCTACATGGCGAAAGACCCCATCTATCGCCACTACCACCACGATCAGCTGACTTTCGGCCTGCTCTACGCCTTCACCGAGAACTTCGTCCTGCCCTTCTCCCACGATGAGGTGGTCCACGGCAAGCGCTCGATGCTCGACAAGATGCCCGGCGACGCCTGGCAAAAGTTCGCCTCGTTGCGTCTGCTCTACACCTACATGTTCACCTATCCGGGCAAGAAGCTCCTGTTCATGGGCTGCGAGTTCGCCCACGGGCGGGAGTGGAACGTCGCCACGACGCTTGACTGGGAACTGCTCGAACGCCCCCAGCACCAAGGCGTGCGCCGACTGGTCTCCGACATCAACCAGCTGCACCGTGTCCTGCCGGCGCTCCACGAGTTGGACTTCGACAGCACCGGCTTCGAGTGGATCGATTGCCACGACAATTCGCAGTCGATCTTGAGCTACTTGCGCAAGGACCGCACCGGTGAAGGCATCGCCATCGTCGTGCTCAACTTCACGCCAGTGCCGCGCGAAGGCTATCGCATCGGCGTGCCGCTGGCCGGCTTCTACCGCGAGGCGCTGAGTTCGGACGCCGAACTCTACGGCGGCTGCAATGTCGGCAACCAGGGTGGGATCGAGTCGGATCCGATTGCCTGGATGGGCCGCCCGCACTCGCTGGTGATGCAGCTCCCACCGCTCGGTGGCGTGGTGCTGGTCTACGAGCCGCGATCGGTGGAACCGGCATTAACCGAGGCGAGCGGAACCTCGGACACGGCCCAAGAGGCCCTGCCCGCCGGTCCATCACGGTCGGCACCAGCACAACCCGACTGA
- a CDS encoding cold-shock protein — MSDLVTGTVKWFNDEKGFGFIEREGGKDVFVHYSAINGGGRRTLAEGQQVTMVVTQGPKGPQAENVTPL; from the coding sequence ATGTCAGATTTGGTGACTGGCACCGTCAAGTGGTTCAATGACGAGAAGGGCTTTGGTTTTATCGAGCGCGAGGGAGGCAAGGATGTCTTCGTGCATTACAGTGCCATCAACGGCGGGGGGCGCAGGACGCTGGCCGAAGGGCAGCAGGTCACGATGGTCGTGACCCAGGGCCCGAAGGGGCCGCAGGCCGAGAACGTCACGCCGCTCTGA